One region of Mucilaginibacter gotjawali genomic DNA includes:
- a CDS encoding efflux RND transporter periplasmic adaptor subunit — translation MGKTTKYILISLGAVILILILLKVTGVIGKPDVTQVATEKAAVRDINETVSASGKIKPHIEVKISPEVSGEVVELPIKEGDVVKKGQLLCKIRPDILQSQYDRAEAANNTQKASIGNAKQMLAQSQATFDNQASIYKRDKALYDNKVITTAEFEAAKASYDGAKAALEAAKQNVIGSTYGLAQSQASVKEAADNLIKTNIYSPVDGVVSKLGIQKGERVLGTQQFAGTEIMTISDLSQLDVNVDVNENDINRIQLGDSSKIQVDAFLGKTFTGVVSEIGSSANVVGTNADQVTNFTVKVRISPASYQNLLIKSAENPNPFRPGLTATVDINTNHAKALSVPIQSVTTREQKKMVTTVNSDNSTNTSTTDDNSTKTKIAAVVKEYVFVYNAGKVKQVQVTTGIQDDSYIQVLSGLKDGDEVVSAPFATIAKILNDGMVVKKVDKSKLFTGDGK, via the coding sequence ATGGGAAAAACTACAAAATATATTCTGATCAGCCTTGGCGCTGTTATCCTTATCCTCATTTTATTAAAAGTGACAGGTGTAATTGGCAAACCCGACGTAACCCAGGTGGCTACCGAAAAAGCTGCCGTACGCGACATCAACGAAACGGTATCGGCCAGCGGCAAAATAAAGCCGCATATCGAAGTAAAGATCAGCCCCGAAGTTTCGGGTGAGGTGGTTGAACTGCCGATAAAAGAAGGCGATGTGGTAAAAAAAGGGCAGTTGCTTTGTAAAATCAGGCCTGACATTTTACAATCGCAGTATGACCGCGCTGAAGCAGCTAACAATACCCAAAAAGCGAGCATCGGCAATGCCAAACAAATGCTGGCCCAATCCCAGGCCACCTTTGATAACCAGGCCTCTATTTACAAACGCGACAAGGCGCTATATGATAATAAAGTAATCACTACTGCCGAATTTGAAGCAGCAAAGGCAAGCTATGACGGCGCCAAAGCGGCGCTTGAAGCAGCCAAGCAAAATGTAATCGGTTCAACGTATGGCCTGGCTCAATCACAGGCATCTGTAAAAGAAGCGGCTGATAACCTGATCAAAACCAATATTTATTCGCCCGTCGATGGTGTAGTTTCAAAATTAGGAATCCAAAAAGGTGAACGCGTATTGGGTACACAACAGTTTGCAGGTACCGAGATCATGACTATCTCTGACCTGAGCCAACTGGACGTAAACGTTGATGTAAATGAGAATGACATCAACCGGATCCAATTAGGAGATTCTTCAAAAATACAGGTGGATGCTTTTTTAGGCAAAACATTTACCGGTGTGGTTAGCGAAATTGGCAGCTCGGCAAACGTAGTGGGTACTAATGCCGACCAGGTAACCAACTTTACCGTTAAAGTAAGGATCAGCCCGGCTTCCTATCAAAACCTGCTGATTAAATCCGCCGAAAACCCTAACCCATTCCGCCCGGGATTAACGGCTACCGTGGATATCAATACCAATCACGCAAAAGCATTATCGGTACCAATTCAATCAGTTACTACCCGCGAACAGAAGAAAATGGTTACTACCGTAAACAGCGACAATTCAACCAATACGTCAACCACCGACGATAACAGCACAAAAACCAAAATAGCAGCCGTTGTAAAAGAATATGTGTTTGTTTATAACGCAGGTAAAGTAAAACAGGTACAGGTAACTACCGGCATCCAGGATGACAGTTATATCCAGGTATTATCGGGCCTTAAGGATGGCGACGAAGTGGTGTCAGCTCCGTTTGCAACCATCGCCAAGATCCTGAACGATGGTATGGTAGTTAAAAAAGTGGATAAGAGCAAGTTGTTTACCGGGGACGGAAAATAA
- a CDS encoding NAD(P)H-dependent glycerol-3-phosphate dehydrogenase produces MTTHYSPLTHPKITVVGGGSWATANIKILSDNTTPKEIFWWMRNVQAVEHLHKFRHNPHYLSSVEINVPAQNISTDLASLIHEADYVLLNVPAAFLKEALTGITTADLEGKKIISAIKGIVPDENLIIGEFMHQHYDIPYDRFLVISGPCHAEEVALEKLSYLTIASADTELAAEFAGMFNTRYIKTVISDDIYGTEYGAVLKNIYAIAGGICHGVGYGDNFQAVLISNAIRELERFVDAVHPIDRDIKESAYLGDLMVTAYSQFSRNRTFGNMIGKGYTVTSAQLEMNMIAEGYYAVNCLHQVNKQYNVFMPICDAVYAILYEKRSPVLEMKHLAEHLT; encoded by the coding sequence TTGACCACTCACTACTCACCCCTCACCCATCCAAAGATCACCGTTGTTGGCGGCGGAAGCTGGGCAACAGCCAATATTAAGATACTGAGCGATAACACTACCCCGAAAGAAATATTCTGGTGGATGCGCAATGTACAAGCGGTAGAACATCTGCATAAGTTCAGGCATAACCCGCATTACCTTAGTTCGGTTGAAATAAATGTGCCGGCTCAAAATATCTCAACAGACCTGGCTTCGCTGATCCATGAGGCCGATTATGTTTTACTAAACGTGCCTGCGGCTTTTTTAAAGGAGGCGCTCACCGGCATCACCACCGCTGACCTGGAGGGTAAGAAAATAATATCAGCCATAAAGGGTATCGTTCCGGATGAAAACCTCATCATTGGTGAATTTATGCACCAGCATTATGATATTCCCTATGATCGTTTCCTGGTAATCAGCGGCCCCTGCCATGCAGAAGAAGTAGCGCTGGAAAAATTATCCTACCTCACCATCGCTTCCGCCGATACAGAACTTGCGGCTGAATTTGCCGGCATGTTTAATACCCGGTATATTAAAACGGTAATTTCGGACGATATTTATGGCACCGAATATGGCGCGGTATTAAAAAACATCTATGCTATAGCCGGCGGCATTTGCCACGGTGTAGGCTATGGCGACAATTTCCAGGCGGTGCTGATCTCCAATGCCATCCGCGAACTGGAACGTTTTGTAGATGCCGTACACCCGATAGACCGTGACATTAAAGAATCAGCCTACCTGGGCGACCTGATGGTAACTGCCTACTCGCAATTCAGCCGTAACCGTACATTCGGTAATATGATCGGTAAGGGTTATACGGTAACCTCGGCACAACTGGAAATGAATATGATAGCCGAGGGTTATTATGCAGTAAATTGTCTACACCAGGTGAATAAACAGTACAATGTATTTATGCCTATTTGTGACGCTGTTTATGCCATTTTATACGAAAAACGGTCTCCGGTGCTCGAAATGAAACATTTGGCCGAACATTTGACTTAG
- a CDS encoding single stranded DNA-binding domain-containing protein, giving the protein MKKTALVLVHLACAFVLISGACKSPSNKKLKGMWLSKDGSKKLNITDKTFAIDGEEAEDYFVKGDTVFTSYQGNLPYTIYRIQKLDDHSLKLMLPDSVAVEYSR; this is encoded by the coding sequence ATGAAAAAAACCGCTTTGGTATTGGTGCATCTGGCTTGTGCATTTGTATTGATCAGCGGGGCCTGCAAAAGCCCTTCCAATAAAAAGCTTAAAGGAATGTGGCTGTCAAAGGATGGCTCCAAAAAATTAAACATAACCGATAAAACCTTCGCCATTGACGGCGAGGAAGCCGAAGATTATTTCGTAAAAGGCGATACGGTTTTTACCTCCTACCAGGGCAACCTGCCCTATACCATTTACCGGATACAGAAACTCGACGACCATTCTCTCAAACTCATGCTGCCTGATTCAGTGGCGGTGGAATATAGCAGGTAA
- a CDS encoding DEAD/DEAH box helicase, with protein sequence MNPFIQLGIRHDIVNAISELGFENPTPIQEQSIPVLLTGSNDFVGLAQTGTGKTAAFGLPLLELLDFEVNYPQALVLCPTRELCLQITNDIKNYAKKMGNVNVVAVYGGASIVDQLRQIKRGVQIVVATPGRMLDIINRKAIDFSQVKFVVLDEADEMLNMGFQEDIDSILSTTPDTKKTWLFSATMPSEVRRIAKKYMNEPFELTMGEKNTGNVNIEHEYYIVRARDKYAAFKRIVDFNPDIFGIVFCRTKIETQDIAEALIKDGYNADSLHGDLSQQQRDKVMKRYRDRSLQLLIATDVAARGIDVNDVTHVINYSLPDEVENYTHRSGRTARAGKTGVSISIINAKELGKIRQIERGLGKRFVKAEIPTGFDVCEKQLFSIVHKVHSVVVNEQQIEQYIPRIMEEFKDMSKEEFIKRFASIEFNSFLEYYKNAPDLNAPIEEGRRPERGDDRSAPRQSGGVSGGGKSEYTRLFINLGSVDEFNRGDLLGYICNNTKISGRTVGKIDVKGVYSFFEVQHDDVEKVTNGFKDIEFKGRPVRIEISGEGTSEKREGGYQRREGGGGYNRERSGSGEKREGGFNRERAGGAAGGGFRDFSGKRREDRGERRRRF encoded by the coding sequence ATGAACCCATTTATTCAACTGGGAATCCGTCATGATATTGTTAATGCCATCTCTGAATTAGGATTTGAAAATCCTACACCAATCCAGGAACAGTCAATCCCGGTATTGTTGACAGGCAGCAACGATTTTGTCGGATTAGCCCAAACCGGGACCGGTAAAACTGCTGCCTTCGGCCTACCATTGTTAGAACTGTTAGACTTCGAAGTAAATTATCCGCAAGCACTTGTATTGTGCCCCACACGTGAACTTTGTTTACAGATCACGAATGACATAAAAAATTACGCCAAAAAAATGGGCAACGTTAATGTTGTTGCTGTTTATGGCGGCGCCAGTATAGTTGACCAGTTACGCCAGATAAAACGCGGCGTACAAATTGTGGTTGCTACCCCAGGCCGTATGCTTGATATCATTAACCGAAAAGCGATCGATTTTTCGCAGGTTAAGTTTGTTGTTTTGGACGAGGCCGATGAAATGTTAAACATGGGCTTCCAGGAAGACATTGACAGTATCCTTTCAACTACTCCTGATACCAAAAAAACATGGTTGTTTTCGGCCACTATGCCATCCGAAGTTCGCAGGATAGCCAAAAAATACATGAATGAGCCGTTTGAGCTTACCATGGGCGAAAAAAATACCGGAAACGTAAATATCGAGCATGAATATTACATTGTTCGTGCCCGCGATAAATATGCTGCCTTTAAACGCATCGTTGATTTTAACCCTGACATTTTTGGTATTGTATTTTGCCGTACCAAAATTGAAACCCAGGATATTGCCGAAGCCCTGATAAAGGATGGCTACAATGCCGATTCGCTGCATGGCGACCTTTCACAGCAGCAGCGCGATAAGGTAATGAAACGTTACCGCGACCGCAGCCTGCAGCTGTTAATTGCTACTGACGTTGCCGCACGCGGTATCGACGTTAATGACGTTACACACGTTATCAATTACTCATTACCTGATGAAGTTGAAAATTACACTCACCGTAGCGGCCGTACAGCCCGTGCAGGTAAAACAGGTGTTTCTATCTCCATCATCAATGCGAAAGAATTAGGTAAGATCCGCCAGATAGAACGCGGCCTGGGCAAGCGTTTTGTTAAGGCCGAGATCCCTACCGGCTTTGACGTGTGCGAGAAACAATTGTTCAGCATTGTACATAAAGTACATAGTGTTGTTGTTAACGAGCAGCAGATTGAACAATATATTCCCCGTATTATGGAGGAGTTTAAGGATATGAGCAAAGAAGAATTTATTAAACGCTTTGCTTCTATTGAATTTAATAGCTTCCTTGAATATTACAAGAATGCGCCGGATCTGAACGCTCCGATAGAAGAAGGCCGCAGGCCCGAAAGAGGTGATGATCGTTCTGCACCGCGCCAGAGTGGCGGTGTTAGCGGTGGTGGTAAATCAGAATATACCCGCCTGTTCATCAATTTGGGTTCGGTAGATGAATTTAACCGTGGCGATTTGCTTGGTTATATCTGCAACAATACCAAGATCAGCGGACGGACTGTGGGCAAGATAGACGTTAAAGGGGTGTACTCATTTTTTGAAGTACAACATGATGACGTTGAAAAAGTAACCAACGGGTTTAAAGATATTGAATTTAAAGGTCGCCCGGTTAGGATAGAAATTTCGGGCGAAGGCACCAGCGAAAAACGCGAAGGCGGATACCAGCGCCGCGAAGGCGGTGGCGGTTACAACCGCGAAAGAAGCGGCAGCGGCGAAAAACGCGAAGGCGGCTTCAACCGTGAAAGAGCCGGTGGAGCAGCTGGTGGCGGTTTTCGCGATTTCTCAGGCAAACGCCGTGAGGACCGCGGCGAAAGACGCAGAAGATTTTAG
- a CDS encoding type II toxin-antitoxin system RelE/ParE family toxin, giving the protein MAFKIIWTIQAAKGFQKIIDYLEENWSGREVSDFVNEADRFFKTLVVHPEILQKTGMRKNTYRGPINSLTIVTYRIKPKKKEIELISIRGARQKPLKRYPPL; this is encoded by the coding sequence ATGGCGTTCAAAATAATTTGGACGATACAAGCTGCTAAAGGCTTTCAAAAAATCATCGATTATTTAGAAGAAAATTGGTCGGGCAGGGAAGTGTCAGATTTCGTGAATGAAGCTGACAGGTTTTTCAAAACGCTCGTAGTTCACCCTGAAATCTTACAAAAAACAGGGATGCGTAAAAATACTTATCGCGGCCCTATTAACAGTCTTACAATTGTAACTTATAGGATAAAGCCTAAAAAGAAAGAAATTGAATTAATTAGCATTCGAGGAGCCAGACAAAAGCCTCTAAAGCGATACCCACCTTTGTAA
- a CDS encoding alpha/beta fold hydrolase, protein MIQKTIITLALSIFAQFSFAQEAKSPFDTTTYGRNPAVGKYADIRGFKMYYETYGKGEPLLIIHGNGGSINNFLYQIPYFAKNYQVIIADSRAQGKSVDPTDSLSYEMMTDDLNALLDKLNLKSCYVIGWSDGGINGLLLAMRHPDKVKKLAVTGANLWPDSTAVDPFVYKWAVNMNKTVQDSAKKMKSPSPAIKNELKLLHLLSYEPHITIEQLHTITCPTLVIGGDHDVIQPKHTMLIAQSIKNSYLWIIPNSGHSTPIFKKDQFNQVVGDFFSQEFRTIDQFGRFN, encoded by the coding sequence ATGATACAAAAAACCATCATCACGTTAGCATTAAGCATATTTGCTCAATTCTCCTTCGCCCAGGAGGCAAAATCACCCTTTGATACCACTACCTATGGGCGAAACCCGGCCGTTGGTAAATATGCTGATATCCGCGGTTTTAAAATGTATTACGAAACCTATGGAAAAGGCGAGCCCTTATTGATCATTCATGGCAATGGTGGGTCCATCAATAACTTCCTGTACCAGATCCCTTATTTTGCAAAAAATTACCAGGTAATAATTGCCGACAGCCGCGCCCAGGGAAAATCAGTTGATCCAACAGACTCGCTGAGCTATGAAATGATGACAGATGACCTGAATGCCCTGCTGGATAAACTTAACCTGAAATCCTGTTACGTGATTGGCTGGAGCGACGGCGGCATTAACGGGCTGCTGTTGGCCATGCGCCACCCGGATAAGGTAAAAAAACTGGCCGTCACCGGTGCCAACCTTTGGCCTGACAGTACCGCTGTCGACCCTTTTGTATATAAATGGGCCGTTAATATGAATAAGACCGTGCAGGACTCCGCCAAAAAAATGAAAAGCCCATCGCCCGCAATAAAAAATGAATTAAAGCTGCTCCACCTGTTATCATACGAGCCGCACATCACTATTGAACAATTGCATACAATTACCTGCCCCACGCTTGTAATTGGCGGCGACCATGACGTGATCCAGCCGAAACATACCATGCTGATAGCGCAATCCATTAAGAATTCCTATTTATGGATCATCCCTAATTCAGGGCATTCTACTCCTATCTTTAAAAAGGACCAGTTTAACCAGGTAGTTGGTGATTTCTTTTCGCAGGAATTCAGGACAATTGATCAGTTCGGGAGATTTAATTAA
- a CDS encoding DUF4293 domain-containing protein translates to MLQRIQSIYLLLAGLAIYALFLFPFVHNVLVDGKPVTISVTGVFQDVNGQYVHTQFFTALTAAAAVIGLIPLVIIFLYKNRKQQIALCYSAILVIFGFSFWMAQAVKGVMGSIEIDTHNWGIGLLLSSVSILFIVFALKAIQRDEKLVKSADRLR, encoded by the coding sequence ATGCTGCAAAGAATACAAAGTATTTACCTGTTACTGGCCGGCTTAGCCATTTACGCACTTTTTCTTTTTCCGTTTGTTCACAATGTTCTTGTTGACGGCAAACCGGTAACAATTTCAGTTACAGGTGTTTTTCAGGATGTGAATGGGCAATACGTGCACACCCAGTTTTTTACCGCACTTACTGCTGCTGCTGCCGTGATAGGCCTGATCCCTTTGGTGATCATTTTTCTTTATAAGAACCGCAAACAGCAGATCGCTTTATGCTACAGCGCCATACTGGTGATTTTTGGTTTCAGTTTCTGGATGGCACAGGCGGTTAAGGGGGTAATGGGAAGTATCGAGATCGATACCCATAACTGGGGGATCGGGTTATTACTATCCTCCGTTAGTATACTGTTTATCGTATTTGCGCTCAAGGCGATCCAAAGGGACGAAAAGCTGGTAAAATCAGCGGATAGGCTGAGGTAG
- a CDS encoding DUF892 family protein — translation MSNQLSALQPKDVQIEDKLLKKTFLEHLNYIYFGKQHLLHFFDEVKGLARLNVLKQAIQEAIDDTISQIGQLDETYTAIHETPAKTNTLGIKALTLEAYLSAIKAGKTPLEKDVFILFYMQQIEGIEITYFKVLKNLAIAIGYNSTFLDQPFDLAVDNKILFEEIYKEYIS, via the coding sequence ATGAGTAACCAACTATCTGCTTTACAGCCTAAAGATGTGCAAATTGAAGATAAGCTGCTAAAAAAAACCTTTCTTGAACATTTAAATTATATCTATTTCGGCAAGCAGCACCTTTTACATTTCTTTGACGAAGTTAAAGGCCTTGCCAGGTTAAATGTTTTAAAACAGGCCATACAGGAGGCCATTGATGATACCATCAGCCAAATTGGCCAATTGGATGAAACTTACACGGCAATACACGAAACGCCCGCCAAAACAAATACTTTAGGAATAAAGGCGCTGACGCTGGAGGCCTACCTCTCGGCTATAAAAGCAGGGAAAACACCCCTTGAAAAAGACGTCTTCATTCTTTTTTACATGCAGCAGATAGAAGGCATTGAAATTACTTATTTTAAAGTTTTGAAAAACCTGGCCATTGCCATCGGTTATAACAGTACTTTTCTCGATCAGCCTTTTGACCTCGCTGTAGATAACAAAATTTTATTCGAAGAGATCTATAAAGAGTATATTTCCTGA
- a CDS encoding MarR family winged helix-turn-helix transcriptional regulator: MSGSVKHQETIDYFLKIVWQTVANKYNHLVTEFGITQSIGYLLINIDEKDGTTVSQAATLLGLKSTSLSRMLRQLEKSGLIYRESNAGDKRSVKIYLTPLGKEKRHLARALVKKFNNYLNAHISENDKEYLIKMLKKINQLTVSFKPDTLG, encoded by the coding sequence ATGTCGGGTAGCGTAAAACACCAGGAAACCATCGACTATTTTTTAAAAATAGTTTGGCAAACTGTTGCCAATAAATACAATCATTTAGTTACAGAGTTTGGCATAACCCAGTCAATAGGATACCTGCTGATCAATATTGATGAAAAAGACGGCACTACTGTTTCGCAGGCTGCCACATTGCTTGGCCTGAAATCAACCAGCTTGTCAAGAATGCTGCGCCAATTGGAGAAATCAGGATTGATCTACCGCGAATCTAACGCGGGTGACAAACGTTCGGTTAAAATATATTTAACCCCTTTGGGTAAAGAGAAGCGCCACCTGGCACGTGCCCTGGTAAAAAAATTCAATAACTATCTTAATGCACACATCAGCGAAAATGATAAAGAGTACCTGATCAAAATGCTAAAAAAGATCAACCAGCTTACCGTCAGTTTTAAACCAGATACATTGGGTTAA
- a CDS encoding FKBP-type peptidyl-prolyl cis-trans isomerase encodes MNRILLIVLLAAAGLSSCTKTVDVKAQISAQLIKDDQLITTYLKNNNITASVIDSAGVSTGIYYKIDTAGTGTGLFTSSTQVTVGWIAWQIKQDGTLSGVIQQTDTFHPTFILGETIRGWQFGFEDTKNSLGPGGIITLYVPSHYAYGPFPQSSLGLPANAVLVFHITLYSITN; translated from the coding sequence ATGAACAGGATTCTGTTAATTGTATTGCTTGCTGCTGCTGGTTTAAGCTCTTGTACCAAAACGGTTGATGTTAAGGCACAGATCAGCGCGCAATTAATTAAAGATGATCAGTTAATTACAACCTATTTAAAAAACAATAACATCACAGCGAGTGTGATCGACTCAGCCGGTGTTTCAACCGGCATTTATTATAAAATAGATACCGCCGGCACCGGTACAGGTTTATTTACAAGTTCAACCCAGGTAACGGTTGGCTGGATTGCCTGGCAGATAAAACAAGATGGCACATTGAGTGGCGTAATTCAGCAGACGGACACTTTTCATCCAACTTTTATCTTAGGTGAAACCATAAGAGGCTGGCAATTTGGTTTCGAGGATACCAAAAACAGCTTAGGGCCCGGCGGGATAATAACATTATATGTGCCATCACATTATGCATACGGCCCGTTTCCGCAGTCCTCGTTAGGGCTGCCGGCCAATGCAGTGCTTGTTTTTCATATAACACTATACAGTATAACTAATTAA
- a CDS encoding FKBP-type peptidyl-prolyl cis-trans isomerase produces MKQTIFSVIVISIIGVILSTGMSSCRKDNNQLTIKQYDDIQINNYITANGLSGFSRDTSGGDTTGIYYKIISPGSGPALQYSDKVAFVYTYKTLDGSYVTSDTIANHYYDYVGHIHNNNYPLGLQTAVHNILKYSNATMRLLIPSHLAYGKNGSGSGSSQVANNRIAGNESLDVYIHAINYLPINNATTNGFPAYDDMVIQNYMKANNLTGYTKTADGLYYSILTPGTGTDAILATSTITATYTGQLLNGNIFDGAHNGTNVMPATVISGFIPGVTEGLQKAVVGTKISMLIPSSIAYGISGSSGIPPFSCLRFTWQIVTVTQ; encoded by the coding sequence ATGAAACAAACCATATTTTCTGTTATAGTAATTTCAATAATAGGCGTTATTTTATCAACAGGCATGAGCTCATGCAGGAAAGACAACAATCAACTGACTATTAAGCAATACGATGACATCCAGATAAACAATTACATTACAGCCAATGGCCTTTCCGGTTTTTCAAGAGATACTTCAGGTGGCGACACTACAGGCATCTATTATAAAATCATCAGCCCCGGATCAGGCCCGGCACTTCAGTATTCGGATAAAGTTGCATTTGTTTATACCTACAAAACTTTAGACGGCTCCTATGTAACTTCTGATACGATCGCCAATCATTATTACGACTATGTTGGCCATATTCACAATAATAATTACCCTTTAGGGCTGCAAACCGCGGTACATAATATTTTAAAATATTCAAACGCCACGATGCGTTTGCTCATCCCATCTCACCTGGCCTATGGCAAAAACGGTTCAGGTTCGGGCAGCAGCCAGGTAGCCAATAACCGTATCGCGGGAAATGAGAGCCTTGATGTTTACATCCATGCCATCAACTACCTCCCAATAAACAACGCTACCACAAACGGGTTTCCTGCTTATGACGATATGGTGATACAGAATTACATGAAGGCCAATAATTTAACCGGCTATACCAAAACTGCTGATGGATTATACTACAGTATATTAACCCCGGGTACTGGTACCGACGCAATACTTGCAACCAGTACCATTACGGCAACCTATACCGGCCAACTATTGAACGGAAATATTTTTGATGGCGCTCACAACGGAACCAATGTAATGCCTGCCACGGTAATAAGTGGCTTCATACCAGGTGTGACGGAAGGTTTGCAAAAAGCGGTTGTCGGAACAAAAATATCCATGTTAATTCCTTCGTCTATAGCCTATGGTATATCGGGTTCTTCGGGCATCCCGCCATTTAGCTGCTTAAGATTTACCTGGCAGATAGTTACCGTAACACAGTAA
- a CDS encoding cryptochrome/photolyase family protein: protein MDKKIPVSIFWFRRDLRLDDNAGLYHALKGPNKVLPVFIFDKEILDQLEDKDDARVTFIYETITALDKQLQENGSSLLVLYDTAENAWAQLLREYQIANVYTNHDYEPYAKKRDDTIQALLKKQEILFHTFKDQVIFEKDEVVKDDGKPYTVYTPYNRKWYQKLTPFYLKAYPNSKYFDNFFKTELLQIPALKDLGFEKSTLNFPAIHYKELIATYPEKRDFPAVEGTSHIGLHLRFGTVSIRELARTAYEFKEKTWLNELIWREFYMMILYHFPHTATKSFKPAFDRINWVNDEKHFEAWCKGETGYPLVDAGMRELNSTGYMHNRVRMVVASFLSKDLLIDWRWGERYFARKLLDYELASNAGGWQWSAGSGTDAAPYFRIFSPDSQLKKFDPQLKYIKKWVPEYADFSRYPKPIVDHAFARERCLKVFKEALSV from the coding sequence ATGGATAAAAAAATACCTGTTTCTATCTTCTGGTTCAGGCGCGATCTCCGCCTTGATGATAATGCCGGGCTTTACCATGCCCTGAAAGGCCCCAACAAGGTGCTTCCCGTGTTTATATTCGACAAGGAAATATTGGATCAACTTGAAGATAAAGATGATGCCCGTGTTACTTTTATTTATGAAACAATTACCGCGCTGGACAAACAGCTCCAGGAAAACGGCAGTAGCTTGCTTGTTTTGTATGATACGGCCGAAAACGCTTGGGCACAACTGTTAAGGGAATACCAAATTGCCAATGTTTATACCAATCATGATTATGAGCCTTATGCAAAAAAACGTGACGACACCATCCAGGCCCTGTTAAAAAAACAGGAGATTCTATTTCACACTTTTAAGGACCAGGTGATTTTTGAAAAAGATGAGGTAGTAAAAGACGACGGCAAACCTTATACCGTATACACGCCATATAATCGCAAATGGTACCAAAAGCTCACCCCGTTTTATCTGAAAGCCTATCCCAACAGCAAATATTTTGACAATTTTTTTAAAACGGAGCTATTACAGATTCCCGCGTTAAAAGACCTTGGCTTTGAAAAAAGCACGCTTAACTTTCCGGCAATTCATTATAAAGAACTGATCGCTACATATCCTGAAAAAAGAGATTTTCCGGCGGTTGAAGGAACCAGCCATATCGGGCTGCATTTACGCTTTGGTACGGTAAGCATAAGGGAACTGGCCCGTACCGCATATGAGTTTAAAGAGAAAACCTGGCTGAACGAACTCATTTGGCGGGAATTCTATATGATGATTCTTTACCATTTTCCCCACACTGCAACCAAATCATTTAAACCTGCATTTGACCGGATCAATTGGGTAAATGACGAAAAGCACTTTGAAGCGTGGTGCAAGGGCGAAACAGGTTACCCACTGGTGGATGCGGGGATGCGTGAACTAAACAGCACGGGCTATATGCATAACAGGGTGCGTATGGTGGTGGCCAGTTTTTTAAGTAAGGACCTGCTGATTGACTGGCGCTGGGGCGAACGTTATTTTGCCCGTAAGCTATTGGACTATGAATTAGCCAGCAACGCGGGCGGTTGGCAATGGTCGGCCGGATCGGGTACGGATGCTGCGCCTTATTTCAGGATCTTCAGCCCTGATTCGCAGTTGAAGAAATTTGATCCGCAGCTTAAATATATCAAAAAATGGGTTCCGGAATATGCTGATTTCAGCAGGTATCCAAAACCCATTGTTGATCATGCTTTCGCACGCGAACGTTGTTTAAAAGTTTTTAAAGAGGCACTTTCTGTATAA